The DNA segment TCACAAAATTTCAAAACTATACAGAACACTATTTCCAAACTTTAATTGCACAATGATTGATCAGTGGTCACACtgctagaaaaaaaatacactaaCCACTTACCTTAAACCCTTTCTGAATCAAGCGAGTATAGATAGCAAGAATGAACTCAAAGTATAAAACATACTTTTTATTGTCTAGTCTACCAAGGTGACTTTTAAATAATGCTCCACACATTTGGCTATATGCACTGTAGTGTTTTTATCAAATGATATTTCTTGCATCTTATGTGACACTTTCTCCATCCACAGAGGTGCATTCAGAGTTATGATTCTTCAATGGGACCCTCAAACTTAGGATGTATTCTTGGTGTGGAAGCCAGTTTTCTCAAGGGTTGAGTCAAACTgcgtatgcttttttttttttacattggagGATTTCAGAGATGTGTTCACAACAAATgctaaatttcaatttttaagagatttattatttactctttcaccctcacacatacacacacatcttcCTATCTATTTTATAATGACTTAGTTCGTCGTTACCTACAGAGTGAACTTTCGTTGGCAAAGAGAGAAAAgctgctttttgtccccaaatgaTTTCTCCCAAAGTGCTATTTTCATAGGTGTTTTTAGAAGGTATGGAAAGGTCAGTGAATCAGGATATCCTTTATTAGGACTCTCTGTCTACTTAATCTTTCTAGACTTGGAATCTCCAAAATGAACCCGTGGCCCTCACCTCTTCAGAATGCCCACATTGCTCACCTGGGCCCTTGTTCACCTCCATAAATCTGGAGCCACTACCTGACTTCTCTTTGTTAAATTCCACTTTCTAGGTAAGACTCATGGCCAAATATGTTTGTTGCAGACTGTTTAAGTAAGGCTGGACACCAACTACAAGAAATATTATGCAGCTGTTATAAAAAAATGATGACGCTCTCCATGTAcctatttaaaaaatctccaagaggtgtcatatttaaaaaaaaaaggcaaatccaGAATAAGATGCATAGTCTGTTGTTATTTATACAAAAAGAGAGGCATAAATTCCTATGTCCTTATGTATATGTAGAAAACCTCTGGAAGGACTGATAAGAAACTAGTAAGCTGTGAGGAAGGCCTGGGAGACAGGATGGAAAGAAGATTTGCTTTTCACTTCAAAGCAAATTTTCGAAGAAATAAATCTAATGATGCTAGGACTAAAATGAAGCAGGGGCAAAACCTGTAGCCATGTCCCCTGGGCATTTTAGCCTCAGTATTGTGTAAACCTGCATGGAAAGCTGTCCTTCCACACCCTGCTGTAGTGCCACCCCCTTATGAAGACTTGCCTTGTGTCCCCCCTCAGGTGACTCTCCATCCTGCACCCACAGCGCCCTCCAGAGCTCTCCCAGCACAGCACCCTGGTCGGGCTCCCTGTGTCTCCCCTGGACCGCCACCCCCTCAAGTCAACAAAACTTTGTTGAGTGAGAGAAGAGTTGCTCTTTCCCCAAAGTAGACAACTTACTGACTTTCAATAGTAGATTAGACTTGccaaatttttaatataatactGTATGTTGTatccatcttttttctctcttttttttgtccaTGATGTTTAtgaggtacatccatgttgtatGCACCTGCAGttgagggttttttcttttccttgccatgGGGAAATACATTATTTGTTTCATCACTATGTTTTAATACACTATTTGGGTTGGGTTCTGTTGATGCCTGTAATGAGtgatgctacaatgaacattcttgtacatgtctctCGGTCCCCATGGGCCTACGTCTGTTGGGTATCACCTGGGCGTGTATCCAGGTGTCCAACTGTGGTGGACACTGTCCAGCCAAAAAGCTTTTTGAAGGCAGGGAACATGTATTTGCACATCTCTATCTCTATCAACTAACACAGCACCTGGTGCTAAGTATCCATTCACCCCTGTTGGATTTCTTTCCACTTCAACCTTGTTATGCTGAGTTATTGATCAAGCCTTGCTTCTCTGAATACCAAGAAGCCTGTCTATTTTTAGGCAGAAATAAAGAGTATCCAGTACCTTCTGCCCACAGCCTTACTCAGTAGACCAGATAAATGTGCTCATCTCTGATTAGTGTTCCCAAAAAACTATAAATGTCCCATTTTGTGTGCCCTCTCCACTCCACTTCACTCTTTGATCAGATTTGCTTTTCTGCACAGGAGGGCTGGGAGATCCGAGAGAACCTTAAAACATGAAGGTTCTCTTTCTTTTCGCCATTCTCTTCTGTTTGGTCCAAATGAACTCAGGTAAATGTCTCTTGGCCACTGTGGAAAGCTGCTCTCAGACAGTCAAGATGAACTGGGAGAGACTGGGAGAGCCAGAAATTCcactgatgtgtgtgtctgtgtgtgtgtgtgtgtggggggggagtgTGTCTGCGTGTTGTTAGTGGGTGCAGGTGACCTCAGCTCTGGGTCTCAGCTCTGGACCATTTTGATCTCCCCtgtgaagagtttttaaaagctaaatatgAGTTATCAGGGTGATAACACAAGACAGAGGGGCATATTTGCTCCGATACAAATAGGAAGAACTCACTGCAGTCTGAGAAaagttttcaaaaggaaatgataGCATTTGTCATTTCGacaaatgtcagagctggaagggtgTAGGGATTTTCTATGGCAGCCCCATACTCTACAGGGAGAAGAAACTAAGCTCCCAAGGAAGCAAGTACACACTGCTATGCAATTAATAATTACCGTCATAGTAGCTATCCACACTTAGAATAGTATTACTCCAGCTTTCACACATAGCTTGTGTgctacagatgagaaactgaggaatCACCAGTTAAATGAATTGTCCAAGGAGAAATAATTAGGTCTTGGGAGAAGTAAAACTAGGACTCAGTCTGCAGATCCCTAGGTTTGTGGTTCTGCCACCTCCACCAGATGGGGAGCCCATCTCTTCACCTCACTGTCCCCTCCAAGCCACAACAGAGCTGAAACGGTATGGGATCATGGAGTAGGTTCCACTTGTTGCTGAGCTGTTGTGCAAGGTTGTTTTTCAAATCATGCAAGACCAACAGTGTGGGTGTGTTGTGtggttattttgtttgtttttcagtcacGGTAAATGGCATTTGCAGACTTGACATATGACCTTTCTTTCAACCATCTCATTCCAAAatagaaaatgctttttttttttagttgagatttaattggcatataacatcatattagtttcaggtgtacaacataatgattgtatatttgtatatattgcaaaatgatcaccacaatataTCTAGTTAACACCTATCACCAAAcctagttacaattttttttcttgtgacaaatagaaatgctTTCCTTATGGGATCATTAGGTGGTAGTACTTGACCCACAAGTCCACAAGTCATgctgaaaagaaagattttattttcttcttttaattgcaggatataaaactgaaaattggGCCACAAGCTGAGAATCACAagtatttccaatttttctagaGACAAGGACCCACCCCTCCATCATTCTACTCTGTCCTCCACAATTCCCTTCACTTTCCCCTAGTGCATTAACTCAAGTCTATCACTAGGAAGCTTGAGAACCCtgttataatataaaaatatagaataaaatatacatCCTCATGGCAAAATTTTGAGGTGGAGActgttgtttctgttttaaagCTAAGAAACTGAAGATGAGTTACACTGGAACTTGCCCAAAGATACATAACTTTGTAAGAGTATGGCAAACATTtggagttgggctgtgggctggggtTATCCTTTTGACTCCAAGCTCTGTGAATTAAACATCCACTCTATTCTATTGTATCAATAGGAGATATTCCACCTGGAATTAGAAATATTATCTGCCTTATGCAACATGGAACCTGCAGACTTTTCTTCTGCCATTCTGGTGAGAAAAAGGGCGAAATCTGCTCCGATCCCTGGAATAGGTGCTGTGTACCCAATGCAACGGGAGAAAAGAATGATAAACCAGAGACAAACGGTGAATCTGGGACCTAAAATGTAAGCTTCCAGAAGGCAGGAGGGATCCTGAAGTGTCCCAAGGGCTTAGAATAATGTGTGGCTtgtagaaggtgctcaataaacacttgttgaatgaatccAGCACCAAGGGTGGAGGTCTGATGAAAGAACTTTCTTAAAAGCTTACttacttttccttctgtctgtttttttaaagagtctCAGAATTTTGTAACATTCCACCTCCTTTCCCTATTCCAGGGAGTATCTCTTACCTACCCACAGATGAGGGCGGGCCAGAAACCAAGCTTCAAAGGTTGCTGGTCTAGACATCCAAGACCCCATCGCACCCTACCACGTGGGTGTAGAATCAGTAGATCATCAGTGATCCTAGGTGGGTTCTCTATCACGTGAAGCTAGGAGAGAGACCCCTCCCCCCTCCGTCCTCCCTGGCATGATCAGGTGAGAGCCTGTTAGGAACCCACAGCAGAGTCCAGAACTGGCCAGGAGGGGACATGCACAAGGCCCTAAACTacactgttaacatttttctaatggaaatattttctagTCGAAATTGGGCCTGGTCTGGTCTTCCTCGAGGAAAATGGGAAGTTCCTCTGAAAGGAGCATTTGCATACCCCAGTCAGAAATGGTAGAAAATAGGCAGTCACAGTGTGGTCTGGCACAAAAGAGGCTCTGCAGTGTTTGCTGAGCCCAGGGGAGGCAAATATGAAGGGAAAGGAATGAAGCGGGATAGGGGGAACGTCCAGGCTGCTATCAGTGGCCAGCACTGGAGTTGACTGATCCCTTGCTGTATCCTGTGACAATCACCTCTATGAGGTGCAGGGAGGAAGCCCACAGGGACCCACAGAGACCTGAATGTGCCCAGGGACCTGGATTCAGTTTCTTGCTCTGCCTCTCTGATATattgggcaagttgcttcatCTCCATAGCatccatttccttattttttaaattatctggtGGAAATTGGTCCTAAAAAGCTCTAGTATGGTTCTAAGACCATGTGAAGCCTCAAATGGCTGACCACCTTTCAAAACCGGAAATGACCTTGGAAAGGCAGGCAGCTGTCAATACCAATACTTACCACCAGAGGGCGCGCCGCCACCCTCAATGCCTGCAAACTCAGTTATGGTAAAGGATTGTGAAGCTGGACCCGTGGCTAAGAGAGCAGCAGCTGGGAATAAAAGCGGAGTTGAGAACAAAGGGAGACTGAATAACTTGACACCTCTAGCCTGCTTTTCTTGGCATTAATTAAATTATAATGCCTCATTCATTTCTGCCCTGCATGGTGTACTAATATAAATTTATGGaaatgaattgaattgaatcCAGACTGAATCAACCAGGATATTTATTAAGGCATCACTGTGCTTCTCTTCTTATTTGGGAGGAGGGCCAGGCCATCAGCAGAGCTGTGGATCCTGAAAGCTGAGTCTGACTGCTTCCTGCTGCTGCCTGTCTTCTGGAGTTTTGATGCCAACTGTGGCCCAGCGCTGAGCACCTTCAGCTGTCGgagccagctcaggcctgcagAAACACGGAAGGCTTGGAGGAGGATCCGTGGGTTCTgagccagctctgccactcccaGTTCTCCGTGGACTGCCTCCCTGGGGGCTTATACAAGAGACGCAGATAGGATAGTAAGCACACATACAAATAGAAAGCAGTGGTTGCCTTCACTCCACTCTGCTCCTGGATTCCAGATCTGTTTTCAACTTGGGGATTTGCCTGCCTTTTCCTTGCTCTGAGAAGCCTCCAGTGCATGGTCAGGGGCAGCTAGCAGGAAGTTCAGGCAGATCCAGGACGTTGGTAAGCCTCTTCTCTTGGTGGAACTGGCGCTGGGAGCGTGAACCCTCCACTgactggaggaggggctggtggtggTTTGAGGCCCCGGGGAACCAGCCGGAGCAGAGAGGGCAGGCTGGGTCCAACAACAGTCTGGTATTTTATACTTGGCAAGTATTTATACTCCCCTGTAGCTCCTTTTTCTGAGACGAGTGTAATTATCCCCCCTGTACCTCTTGGAACTTCGTCTCCTGAGATGACTCAGTGAGTAAATAGGATGACAGAGGCCTTCTCTCCCCAAACTCAAATGGGCCCAAATGTCCCCTCCACTCGTAACCTTCCCTGGTCCTCTCCCCTGTGCCCTGCCCGGAAGGTCAACTGCTGTAGCTCTGTGCCCCTCAGGCTCTTTGGTGCCTCCCTATTATGGCACCTGTCCCTGGACTGCCACTGTTCACGTATGTGTCTATATCTCCTGCTGGACTTCGAAATCCTCAAGGCAGTCCTGCCTCCTCCTCGTATTTATACCTTTTAGTGACAACCAAGCACAAGCAATATGAATTAGAGGAAGGATAAGTCAATTAATGCAAGCCTCAAACGCAGATCTTCTTCAATACCACTGCTGTCCTTTCTGATCCCAGGGCGGAACGTGGGGCCACCAGGGAACTCCGGACACCCCACTCTGCCCATTGCCACATCCTCGTCACAGCCTGAAGCCTACATCCTCAACTCTTCTCTCCTGACTGGCTAGGAAGTAGGACCAAGCCCGGCAGCCCCTGTGCTGTTATATAGCCTCACAACTGAGGCTGTCACTCCCTCATTCTCTGGGAGTTTAGTGGCTCCCTCCCCCATGACCTGGGCAGCAGAAGTAAAGGAGGGAGCGAGGGTCTGAGAGCCAAGAAGAGTGCCCGTGGATCCTGTCTCCACAACAAGCATTTGCCTGCTGTCCCCTGACCCTCAGTCACAAAATCTTAGACAAAAAAGGGACCCAAGAGATCCTTTAGCAAAATCATCCCCTCTGACAGGCAATGCATTGTCATGGAAAAACTCCGACAAGGAATCAGAGCTCCTGGGTTCTAGTCCTAAACAGGCCATGCTGGTCGGCCTCCccgagcctcaggttcctcatttgAAATTTGGGCAGAAGTTTTGTATTTACTGTTTTCGAATAACAAAACGTCCATGAAATTCTTTGCAAATGATAGAGTACTGGGACTAGATGGGTGAGTAATTCTATCTAATGTTTGAGTCTTCTTGATTCAAATAAGATGTGGCAAAAGTGATTTGAGGTTGTATTTCAATGTGAAAATGGCACACATCCCATTCGAATACCTACAGGTGGAGTGATTTAATAATCAAAATACGCACGTGCATGTACACATTTATACAAGGTCTTTCTCTACACAATCACAGCCTGAATGGGCTTTGAAAACACCCGTAGATCAAACAGCCCCCACATAAGTTCCATGTCTGTTATCTTCTGGAGTTTATCTGGGCTCTTCAGATGAAGGCCCTGGCCTCCCCATGTCTTGGGATCTTTGAGCACAGATAAGCTGCAGAGAAAAGTGAGGTGCTTGTTCCATCACTTGCCTCTGAAGATCGCACCCCGTGACAATATCGTGCTGTGGAGGGGCACACGCTAATGTCACTGAAAATCCCTCTAGGCCAAACCCTACCTCCTCACACTGGGTGTAGTCAGGCAGCATAGCCCTCCCAGAGCCATTATCCGCCGTCAAAAATCTCACACTCTCCGTGGAGACACTGCAACAACAAAGGGATGAGGTGagtttttaacaaaacaaacaagaaaatcctTCAAAATAGTTCTCTAGGGAGACCATAGGCCACATGCTCTAACAACCATATTGCAATAGCTCAACCTTCCCAATTCCTCTTCTGGAACTGCCTTTGGAATCTTCCTCCATGAAATACAAACCACGCCCTCTTTTCAGAAAGAATTTACTTTAGCACCATCATGTATTTAGCAGCCGAGGCCCCTGCAAGTTCAGAAATCCACCCATGGTCCCGGGTCCTGGCTACATCCCTTAATCGAGGGAGAAGTAGGCATTCTCCAGTCTCAGAAGATTGAGACGGCATGTCTGCAATCCCGGCCATCCTCAGGGTGGCTGGATGCCAGAGGAACCTGCGGTTTCCAGGTTTCCTCCCCGTGGGACACGAAGTAGTAACACTTCACCTGCAGGTTATTCCACACGTGGCTACACCGGAGACTGTCACACTTCTCCCCTGCAGGGAAACATGTGCCTGTCCCAGGTAAGTCAGAGAATTCTCACAGGGGAGTGGCCTGCTCCCCAACAGGCCAACCAGAGCTTGGTGGCCACCATGGGCGTCCAGGGGCTGAAGCCGAGGGACCCAGGTATGTTCTCAAGATTTACCTGGAAATACCACCTCTACCAGCTACTTGGTGGTTCCTGAATGCTTCCTCTGCTCCAGCTTCTGTGCCAAGTACTTGACATACATTTATCTCAGTTAATCTATGTAGGCAGCAGGCATGGGTATGTCCACAACACAGATGAGACATCTAAAGCTCAGAGGTGTGAAGCTACTAACCCAGAGCCACACAGCTTCTAAGGGAGGAAGCTCTGTTCACAGCTGCTAAGGAGCCAGCGAGGACTTTTATTATGCCTATTTTAGGGTTTCAGAGTTTTGCCTGAGGCCATGCAGCAAGTTGAGGGTGGACCCAGATAGGGCCCCTGTCTGGCCCGCTTCCCCTGATCCGAATCCCCCCATCCTATAATATACAGAGGAAACAGTGCTCACATGGTGTCACCTCTAGCTCTCCCTTTCTTAATAAATAACGATGTGAGAATCAGCGTGGTCACAATAATGTTAGTAGAAGACCATAGATTACGGATCGCTTTTCATATTCTTCATATCACACACCTGATCTGTAGTGAGGTGTGTATTATCATCCAGATTTTGAGACAAGGAAGCAGATGCGATcggagcttccttctcctgccCTTTGGCGGGAATATGTGAGAGGAGTTTGGGGTTTCTGCCAAGTCTCCTGCATTCCTAGACTTGGG comes from the Equus asinus isolate D_3611 breed Donkey chromosome 27, EquAss-T2T_v2, whole genome shotgun sequence genome and includes:
- the LOC106841378 gene encoding sperm-associated antigen 11A-like; the encoded protein is MKVLFLFAILFCLVQMNSGDIPPGIRNIICLMQHGTCRLFFCHSGEKKGEICSDPWNRCCVPNATGEKNDKPETNGESGT